CTCATCATCATTGTGGTTGGTTCATTCGCTGGCGAATGGCTTGGAGTCAATCAGTTCTTCTCACGCACTATGAACTTCTGGTTTGGCCACCAGGGTTATGAGTATGTGGATTTGGGCCGTTTCTGGCAGATTTTTCTCTTTATCGGTCTACTGCTCTGGACGATATTGGTCATACGTGGATTGTACCCGGCCCTCGAAGGTGGTCACAATCGCAGTCTCATCGCGCTTACACTCCTTTCAGCCGTGGCAATTGGCCTGCTTTACGGGGCGGGCTTGTTCTGGGGCGAAAATACTCACATCAGCATCATGGAATACTGGCGATGGTGGGTGGTCCACCTTTGGGTAGAAGGCGTTTTTGAAGTTTTCGCCACTGCAATTATCGCGTTGATTTTTGTCAACCTGCAAATCCTGCGTGGGTCTACGGCAGCCGTTGCGGTGATCTTCGCTACAATCATCTTCATGGCAGGCGGAGTACTGGGTACCTTCCACCATTTGTACTGGAGTGGCACACCGATTGGGGTGTTGGCCTTGGGCGCAGTCTTTTCTGCGCTGGAAGTTGTACCACTACTCGTCGTTGGGTTTGAGGCGTACCAAACGCATAAGCTGGAGCAAAATACGTCATGGATTGGGCATTACAAATGGCCGCTTAACTTCTTTGCATCTGTGTTGTTTTGGAACCTTGTTGGAGCAGGACTTCTCGGCTTTCTCATCAACCCGCCACTCGCGCTTTATTACATGCAAGGCCTCAATTCTACAGCCGCACACGGGCATGCTGCCATGTTCGGTGTCTATGGGTTGTTAGGTGTCGGCCTGATGCTATTCTGTCTGAGATCACTTATTGCGGACGACAGATGGAGCGATAAGTGGTTAAAGCATGCGTTTTGGGGCCTTAACATCGGTTTGGCTATGATGCTGGGACTTTCTCTAATTCCTCAAGGCCTCTATCAGGCTTATATCAGCTTTACAGAAAGCTATTGGCTTGCACGAGCCCCTGAAACGATCCACGGTCCACTTATGACGGCACTGGTGTGGGCACGCGTACCGGGAGACATTGTCTTCTCATGGGGGATCTTCTCCATCATCATGTTTATGTACCACGCCTATTTTGGCGAACCCATAGACGAAAAAACCGCGAAAGCTTCTGCAGTTGATGGTTGATGGTTGATGGTTGATGGTTGATGGAGCTTTTCTTTACATGGGGATGGGTCAAGACCTCTCGAGACTAACTTGAGAGGTCGAAACGCAGCGTTATCCAGTTTTCGTGATACTCTTGCAACACCGACCTCGCATTAATTACATGCGTGCAATGCTCATAATGCGCAATCTATAATAGTTAGTTATACTACCCCAAGTTTATAGAAGTTTCATTTCCGCAGGATCGTTTCAATGCTTGCTCAGGTTTCTTTTGTTTCGTCATGAACTGACGAATGTCATTCGCGTATCAGGTCCCCTAATGTTGGCCATGTCTGGCCGTACCCTGATGATGATCGTGGATAGATTGTGTCTTGCTGCTTATTCGGAGCAGACCCTCACCGCATCCGGAC
The sequence above is drawn from the Pseudovibrio sp. Tun.PSC04-5.I4 genome and encodes:
- a CDS encoding nitric-oxide reductase large subunit, yielding MFDKDYDVTFSIKRLWILLGVGMFLSFAVLLYFGAEIYHLKPPIPSMVVSDDGDVIYTREEIEEGQNVWQSLGGMQQGSIWGHGSYVAPDWSTDWLHREALALRDTYHRARLGAAYAPPSEEQKAFLQVLVAEEMRQNRYNPGNETTTISNERASAVARVEQHFTQLFSTYDNIEGQNLRDDYAFPPNILISPEKAHKLSAFFFWTSWSTVTNRPNDTISYTSNWPHEPLVNNKPTGASFIWTIISIMLLLGCAGTLCFYYVRQYDLWREQIVPEGGPAKSNPLVNAHITSSMRATAKYFWVVVALMTAQVALGILTAHYAVEGQDLYGIPLADILPYSISRTWHTQLAVFWIATAWLGTGLFMAPLLSGKDPAFQTFGVNFLWTCLIIIVVGSFAGEWLGVNQFFSRTMNFWFGHQGYEYVDLGRFWQIFLFIGLLLWTILVIRGLYPALEGGHNRSLIALTLLSAVAIGLLYGAGLFWGENTHISIMEYWRWWVVHLWVEGVFEVFATAIIALIFVNLQILRGSTAAVAVIFATIIFMAGGVLGTFHHLYWSGTPIGVLALGAVFSALEVVPLLVVGFEAYQTHKLEQNTSWIGHYKWPLNFFASVLFWNLVGAGLLGFLINPPLALYYMQGLNSTAAHGHAAMFGVYGLLGVGLMLFCLRSLIADDRWSDKWLKHAFWGLNIGLAMMLGLSLIPQGLYQAYISFTESYWLARAPETIHGPLMTALVWARVPGDIVFSWGIFSIIMFMYHAYFGEPIDEKTAKASAVDG